One window of Fusarium keratoplasticum isolate Fu6.1 chromosome 2, whole genome shotgun sequence genomic DNA carries:
- a CDS encoding Fungal-trans domain-containing protein produces MRNSVFGPGYLGSTSHASVFKETRDSLSILEKPDSQNIESDTARQQSQLDIGFHDLPLPTRQMCLLVLQYLPGQRDACMVFHGDPSSASKKSWTHVAVARIVQSLQDIFRYFAQHDSPLEKVADVLCRNTARPMRDDLTSAKDWMDQFCGHKLRWEAIGLLWAHIEGLSDALGSLDSRQLQWMPGKESTELALTSLGYCIKISRHFTAGNALLLDLCRRKGTLGTLIYGDASSTFWDSHSLAVSMMIFLGLHAQDGASKSQVQKEAPSFCTEYKRRLFSYIFFTDKSVVSFSGRPPLISRRYCSTALPLDLQDEDLMSDEATLAEAMKTLDDRGWQTQGRVRSVTLMRARIMMSYVLDELVEIALGNDTSITLDYLESIKARQLKVFSEYPSSLKYNHEDLSDPDLDIKILYVRILTYLAHLRNIFLVERLLLQHGGVDEGNLLATSFDLVRVTVVLWIHKDRFAEMRRNFEWLLMAYAAPGGGILCQELLRPTFYGTHPLNSELSRSSIVQQLSLLAAFLNWVGPTAPNSIMCSDCQAIIQRVLDQHLNTVAENDRDLESLGSLLPHSLGFRFDLLNTFDWLQSGIQ; encoded by the exons ATGCGCAACTCTGTTTTTGGTCCAGGTTATCTCGGGTCAACAAGTCATGCCTCCGTCTTTAAGGAAACCAGAGATAGCCTGTCCATCCTCGAAAAGCCCGACTCTCAAAATATTGAGTCAGACACAGCTCGGCAGCAATCCCAGTTGGACATTGGATTTCACGACCTACCGCTCCCAACCCGTCAGATGTGTCTTCTCGTTCTGCAGTATCTCCCTGGCCAGCGAGACGCCTGCATGGTCTTCCACGGTGATCCTTCGTCCGCCAGCAAGAAATCCTGGACCCATGTTGCGGTAGCTCGAATCGTTCAATCGCTTCAAGACATATTTAGGTACTTTGCTCAACACGATTCCCCTCTAGAAAAGGTTGCCGATGTGCTATGCCGCAACACAGCACGGCCTATGAGAGATGATTTGACCAGTGCAAAAGACTGGATGGACCAATTTTGTGGCCACAAACTACGATGGGAAGCAATTGGTCTACTCTGGGCTCATATAGAGGGCCTATCAGATGCTCTAGGGTCTCTTGATTCCCGCCAGCTACAGTGGATGCCGGGCAAAGAATCAACCGAACTTGCCTTGACTAGCCTGGGCTACTGTATCAAAATCTCACGTCACTTTACCGCGGGCaacgcccttcttcttgatctctgcCGCCGAAAGGGTACGCTTGGGACGTTGATTTATGGAGATGCGA GCTCTACGTTCTGGGATTCGCATAGCTTAGCTGTGTCCATGATGATTTTCCTCGGGCTTCACGCTCAGGACGGTGCCTCAAAATCACAAGTCCAGAAAGAAGCACCTTCATTCTGCACCGAATACAAGCGGCGTCTTTTTTCttacatcttcttcaccgaCAAATCCGTCGTTTCCTTCTCTGGCAGACCCCCACTCATAAGTCGCCGCTACTGCTCAACTGCGCTCCCCTTAGATCTTCAAGATGAGGATTTAATGTCGGACGAGGCTACTCTGGCCGAGGCTATGAAAACGCTGGACGACAGGGGATGGCAAACCCAAGGAAGGGTTCGCAGCGTCACGCTCATGAGGGCACGCATAATGATGTCTTATGTCCTCGATGAACTGGTCGAGATTGCACTCGGCAACGATACTAGTATCACGCTCGATTACCTCGA AAGCATCAAGGCACGTCAACTCAAAGTCTTTTCTGAATACCCCTCGAGCCTAAAATACAACCACGAGGATCTATCCGACCCCGATCTTGACATTAAAATTCTTTATGTCAGGATCCTGACTTATCTGGCTCATCTGCGAAACATCTTTTTGGTGGAGAGGCTGCTCCTCCAGCACGGTGGGGTTGACGAGGGCAACTTGCTTGCCACCAGCTTTGATTTAGTCAGAGTCACGGTTGTCCTCTGGATACACAAGGATCGATTCGCCGAAATGCGGCGCAATTTCGAATGGCTG TTGATGGCTTATGCCGCCCCTGGGGGTGGCATCCTCTGTCAAGAGTTACTTCGACCAACGTTCTATGGTACTCACCCCCTAAACTCTGAGCTATCACGGTCGAGTATCGTCCAACAGCTGAGCTTGCTTGCTGCATTTCTGAATTGGGTTGGCCCGACTGCCCCAAACAGCATCATGTGTAGCGACTGTCAAGCTATCATTCAGCGCGTGCTTGACCAGCATCTAAACACTGTTGCAGAAAACGACAGGGATCTGGAGTCTCTGGGATCACTACTGCCGCATTCGTTGGGGTTTCGGTTTGATTTGTTGAATACCTTTGACTGGCTCCAAAGTGGCATACAATAG